The following proteins are encoded in a genomic region of Magnolia sinica isolate HGM2019 chromosome 1, MsV1, whole genome shotgun sequence:
- the LOC131221260 gene encoding carotenoid 9,10(9',10')-cleavage dioxygenase-like isoform X2, translated as MESEKKEKEEKRANAGEGIVAVNPRPKKGLGAKFVDALEKLIVWAMYNSSQPHHYLAGNFAPVLEETPPCKNLIVRGHLPECLNGEFVRVGPNPKFAPVAGYHWFDGDGMVHGMHIKDGKATYVSRYVKTSRLKQEEFFGGSKFMKVGDLKGFFGLFMVNMQILRAKLKVLDVSYGTGTGNTALIYHRGKLLALSEADKPYVLRVLEDGDLQTLGMLDYDKRLSHSFTAHPKVDPFTDEMFTFGYSHDPPYVTYRVITKDSVMLDPVPITISEPVMMHDFAITENYAIFMDLPLYFRPKEMVKGGKLIFSFDATKKARFGVLPRYAKDELQIRWFELPNCFIFHNANAWEEEDEIVLVTCRLENPDLDMVSGTVKEKLENFKNELYEMRFNMKTGIASQKQLSVSAVDFPRINESYTGRKQRFVYGTILDNITKVKGIIKFDLHAEPEVGKSKLEVGGNIPGIFELGAGRFGSEAIFVPRKPGITSEEDDGYLIFFVHDENTGKSEVNVIDAKTMSVDPVAVVELPNRVPYGFHAFFVTEEQLQQQGKL; from the exons ATGGAAtcggagaagaaggagaaggaggagaAGCGCGCGAATGCGGGAGAAGGAATCGTGGCCGTTAATCCGCGGCCGAAGAAGGGATTAGGGGCGAAGTTTGTGGATGCTTTGGAGAAGCTGATCGTCTGGGCAATGTACAATTCGTCGCAGCCGCACCATTACCTGGCGGGGAATTTCGCTCCGGTGCTTGAGGAGACGCCTCCCTGCAAGAATCTTATCGTCAGAGGACATCTTCCG GAATGCTTGAATGGAGAGTTTGTTAGAGTGGGTCCAAATCCGAAGTTCGCTCCGGTTGCTGGATATCACTG GTTTGACGGAGATGG AATGGTTCATGGGATGCATATCAAAGATGGAAAAGCTACCTATGTTTCACGTTACGTAAAGACATCACGCCTTAAGCAAGAAGAGTTCTTTGGAGGGTCAAAATTTATGAAG GTTGGTGACCTTAAGGGATTTTTTGGACTTTTTATGGTTAACATGCAAATTCTTCGAGCAAAACTGAAAGTCCTGGATGTCTCATATGGAACAGGGACAG GTAATACAGCTCTCATATATCATCGGGGTAAACTTTTGGCACTCTCAGAAGCTGATAAGCCTT ATGTCCTTAGAGTTCTGGAAGATGGTGATCTGCAAACACTTGGGATGTTGGATTATGACAAGAGATTGTCCCATTCTTTCACTGCTCACCCGAAAGTCGACCCTTTTACTG ATGAGATGTTTACCTTTGGTTATTCACATGATCCACCTTATGTTACTTATCGAGTAATTACTAAGGATAGCGTCATGCTTGATCCAGTACCAATAACAATATCGGAACCTGTCATGATGCATGACTTTGCCATCACTGAAAACTACGCAATCTTCATGGATCTGCCTCTGTACTTCCGACCAAAG GAAATGGTGAAGGGTGGGAAGCTAATCTTCTCATTTGATGCAACAAAGAAAGCTCGCTTTGGTGTACTCCCACGATATGCGAAAGATGAGCTTCAAATCAGATGGTTTGAGCTcccaaattgctttatcttccataacg CTAATGCTTGGGAggaggaggatgaaattgttttGGTCACTTGTCGACTTGAGAATCCTGATCTGGACATGGTCAGCGGAACTGTGAAAGAGAAGCTTGAAAACTTCAAAAATGAGTT ATATGAAATGCGATTCAACATGAAAACTGGTATTGCTTCACAAAAGCAGCTATCAGTATCTGCTGTAGATTTCCCTCGGATTAATGAGAGTTACACTGGCAG GAAGCAACGGTTTGTCTATGGAACCATTCTTGACAACATTACAAAGGTCAAAGGCATCATCAAGTTTGATTTGCATGCGGAACCAGAGGTTGGGAAATCAAAGCTTGAAGTTGGAGGAAACATTCCAGGCATCTTTGAGTTGGGAGCTGGAAGATTTGGTTCAGAGGCGATATTTGTTCCTCGTAAGCCTGGTATCACTTCGGAAGAGGATGATGGATACTTGATATTCTTTGTACATGATGAGAACACCGG GAAATCTGAAGTCAATGTAATTGATGCGAAAACAATGTCAGTGGATCCAGTTGCTGTTGTTGAGCTACCCAACAGAGTTCCGTATGGATTCCATGCCTTTTTTGTAACGGAG GAGCAACTCCAACAACAGGGAAAGCTTTGA
- the LOC131221260 gene encoding carotenoid 9,10(9',10')-cleavage dioxygenase-like isoform X1, which yields MESEKKEKEEKRANAGEGIVAVNPRPKKGLGAKFVDALEKLIVWAMYNSSQPHHYLAGNFAPVLEETPPCKNLIVRGHLPECLNGEFVRVGPNPKFAPVAGYHWFDGDGMVHGMHIKDGKATYVSRYVKTSRLKQEEFFGGSKFMKVGDLKGFFGLFMVNMQILRAKLKVLDVSYGTGTGNTALIYHRGKLLALSEADKPYVLRVLEDGDLQTLGMLDYDKRLSHSFTAHPKVDPFTDEMFTFGYSHDPPYVTYRVITKDSVMLDPVPITISEPVMMHDFAITENYAIFMDLPLYFRPKEMVKGGKLIFSFDATKKARFGVLPRYAKDELQIRWFELPNCFIFHNANAWEEEDEIVLVTCRLENPDLDMVSGTVKEKLENFKNELYEMRFNMKTGIASQKQLSVSAVDFPRINESYTGRKQRFVYGTILDNITKVKGIIKFDLHAEPEVGKSKLEVGGNIPGIFELGAGRFGSEAIFVPRKPGITSEEDDGYLIFFVHDENTGKSEVNVIDAKTMSVDPVAVVELPNRVPYGFHAFFVTEVTTPTTGKALIIKAPKLQKILC from the exons ATGGAAtcggagaagaaggagaaggaggagaAGCGCGCGAATGCGGGAGAAGGAATCGTGGCCGTTAATCCGCGGCCGAAGAAGGGATTAGGGGCGAAGTTTGTGGATGCTTTGGAGAAGCTGATCGTCTGGGCAATGTACAATTCGTCGCAGCCGCACCATTACCTGGCGGGGAATTTCGCTCCGGTGCTTGAGGAGACGCCTCCCTGCAAGAATCTTATCGTCAGAGGACATCTTCCG GAATGCTTGAATGGAGAGTTTGTTAGAGTGGGTCCAAATCCGAAGTTCGCTCCGGTTGCTGGATATCACTG GTTTGACGGAGATGG AATGGTTCATGGGATGCATATCAAAGATGGAAAAGCTACCTATGTTTCACGTTACGTAAAGACATCACGCCTTAAGCAAGAAGAGTTCTTTGGAGGGTCAAAATTTATGAAG GTTGGTGACCTTAAGGGATTTTTTGGACTTTTTATGGTTAACATGCAAATTCTTCGAGCAAAACTGAAAGTCCTGGATGTCTCATATGGAACAGGGACAG GTAATACAGCTCTCATATATCATCGGGGTAAACTTTTGGCACTCTCAGAAGCTGATAAGCCTT ATGTCCTTAGAGTTCTGGAAGATGGTGATCTGCAAACACTTGGGATGTTGGATTATGACAAGAGATTGTCCCATTCTTTCACTGCTCACCCGAAAGTCGACCCTTTTACTG ATGAGATGTTTACCTTTGGTTATTCACATGATCCACCTTATGTTACTTATCGAGTAATTACTAAGGATAGCGTCATGCTTGATCCAGTACCAATAACAATATCGGAACCTGTCATGATGCATGACTTTGCCATCACTGAAAACTACGCAATCTTCATGGATCTGCCTCTGTACTTCCGACCAAAG GAAATGGTGAAGGGTGGGAAGCTAATCTTCTCATTTGATGCAACAAAGAAAGCTCGCTTTGGTGTACTCCCACGATATGCGAAAGATGAGCTTCAAATCAGATGGTTTGAGCTcccaaattgctttatcttccataacg CTAATGCTTGGGAggaggaggatgaaattgttttGGTCACTTGTCGACTTGAGAATCCTGATCTGGACATGGTCAGCGGAACTGTGAAAGAGAAGCTTGAAAACTTCAAAAATGAGTT ATATGAAATGCGATTCAACATGAAAACTGGTATTGCTTCACAAAAGCAGCTATCAGTATCTGCTGTAGATTTCCCTCGGATTAATGAGAGTTACACTGGCAG GAAGCAACGGTTTGTCTATGGAACCATTCTTGACAACATTACAAAGGTCAAAGGCATCATCAAGTTTGATTTGCATGCGGAACCAGAGGTTGGGAAATCAAAGCTTGAAGTTGGAGGAAACATTCCAGGCATCTTTGAGTTGGGAGCTGGAAGATTTGGTTCAGAGGCGATATTTGTTCCTCGTAAGCCTGGTATCACTTCGGAAGAGGATGATGGATACTTGATATTCTTTGTACATGATGAGAACACCGG GAAATCTGAAGTCAATGTAATTGATGCGAAAACAATGTCAGTGGATCCAGTTGCTGTTGTTGAGCTACCCAACAGAGTTCCGTATGGATTCCATGCCTTTTTTGTAACGGAGGTCA